In Babesia microti strain RI chromosome IV, complete genome, the sequence atattattagtaTGGAGATGGAAGATGCCTTTTCTGATTTCTACCTGTTTAATGACTCTATTTTGCCAAAGATCGCGTGTGATTCCATCATGAAGCTACAAGAATCAATTCTTAAAGGATCGATTGGAAAGATTAGGGCAATAGGCGAAGCTGGTAAGATTATAACGGATTTGCTTGTTTCGTCCCGAAGGAGGAAGACTGAGTGTATTAGAACCAGGTCGGTCAAGTCAGATAAATTGGAACACATATGTGCAGTGCCAATTCGGCACTTCACCTCACTTGATCATTCACAATCATCGGAATTAAATGTTCACTCGCCTAATCTGTATAATATATCGCAAAAGGTCAATCATTTAGTGATTTTTGATCGTAGGATTGACTACTATTCACTATTATGCACTTCCTCTAGTTATTTAGGACTACTCGATTCATTTTGGAGTATTGAATATGAATCTGTTACAGTGCCTCAAGATGTGGTAAAGGGGGTATCTAAAAAAAACTACCTGCCAGAGTGGCTAGAAGGTTATCAATCTTTGCTGAACCCAGGCGAAATTGATACTACAACAGTTTCATTGTCATCGCAAAATGGCATATTTAAGGAGATAAGGGATCTAGCCTATGATGACATAGGAAATCATTTACATAAAAAGGCTAATGAAATACAAAAGATGTATCAGGAAAAGGAGGATATGAAGACTATTAGTGAGATGGCCAAATTTATGAACAAATTCAAACAGTTACAACGTGAACATTCATCACTGGCAACTCACATTAATATCGCATCACACTTGTgcaaaatgataaataacacaattaaCCAAAAAATACTCAAAATTGAATACGATATAACACGGGCCAAGTTTGACAAACACAATGCAGGTTTATTGCGGGTCATATCTAATAAGCAGACAGTGCATGAACTACTGGAACAAATTGAAGATATGGTAAATTATCGcgtaaatataattgatatcTACCGATTACTGTGCCTACTAACACTTGTATATCCTATGTTCAGTGGAAAGGAGTTGTACAGCGTCAAACGAGCCATTATACAACAGTACGGTTTTGGCGAGTATTACCGCTTGAGCAATTTAACAACCGTGGGTTTATTGAAGTCTAGTGACACTAGCAATGATAATATCTGTACTAATGACAGTATTTTTAGAAGTAGAATCGGATTAACTCCCTTCAATAGCGATAGGGATGAGCATCAATGGGAGAAATTACGCAACAAgttgaatttgattattgataatgaaaatgCAAGAAAAGACTTCATTTATTCCTTCAGTGGTTATGTCCCTTTGACAGTGAGATTGCTGCAATTTCTTCACACCTCCCCGCAGGGCTGGCAAGACATAAAGGAGACTTTGTTCTATATCGATGGACCAGTAGTACAAATTGATCTGGATGATTCTCAGCGCCAAAATTTCGATAGTAAAAAGCATCCCATTGGTAAATTAGAGCAACTAAAAGATACAGTAAAGCAAATAAGGGGTTCATTTGAGAAGGCATCGGAAAATGTCATTATGGAAAAAGAATCAAGGCTAAATTTAGTGTTCTACTATGGAGGCATAACTTACAGTGAGATATCTGCCATAAGGAAGCTAAACGAGATGAGAAACCAAAAGGAAAAGTACCTCATCGTCACTACAAGCATAATCAATgctaaaaaaatatataatcagcTCAGAAAGGTGACAATATAGGTTGTTagtttgtaattttgattaGTTAGTTTAGATACATTGATTAAAATGCATTAGTCAAACGGGGGATTATAACATTGAAGGAAAACGATAGAGGTAAATTCAAGTGGCTATTCAGACAAAATGAAGCAATGACATAGTAATAATCCTACCATCCGAATCATCGATACACCATGTCGAAATCGATAAAAGTGTCAATGCATgcaatgtaataatttctaCTCTAATGGGTTGTTGCTCATACTAATTAATTGGAGAGTTACTTGTTGTTATAATAACACAAATGACAAAGGTTATTACATTTAACTGAGTAAAGTGGCGAGCGCATTGTTGTCacatcaaattattaatatgatGAAAGGCTTATGGTATTTACATACTTTATCgaacaataaaaatagttacTTTAAACCATATTAAACCTCATAATTATACCAATCATCCAGCATGTTtcttatatatattatatacattgttCGTTAAATGTACATGAGTGAACATATGGTTATTAATAACTTTTTGTATATTGATAACCACAAATCTAATTCTTAATCTATCTGCACATTTCCATCCTTCTTCAATTGTTATTCCTCTCTTtgcatcaattattttttatttttcgCTACTTTCGTGTCAATGCAATCATACTACGTGTACTCACTTTACATTGTTTCCCGTTCATCTAAGCATTTActatttgtatatgtatatattatctcatttatattttcatctaaaattcaattttaattagatgtgttttgtatatatcaacTATTAGATATCtatcatttgttattatatgGGTAGTGAATTTCTAGCTACTGTGTGATTGTGGATATGCTGCGATAATTAGTTGCATTACATTAGCCACATTAATCATTGAATAGACAGGATATTGTGAGTGTATGTATTTCGTGACGAAATTGCTAAAGAGTAGTATATAAAAGGATGGAGTTGTAATGAGATATATATTTCGTCATCAAGTAACCAGGTTATTTTTTAGCCACAAGGGGACCGTTATATCACTGATTTGACCAAGTTCCTTGGTAAAACTTGTCAAAGTCCCATCCGACTCATTGTActtgatttttattgtaatCTGATTGTCCGCAACTATCACATAAATAGCATTTACAAACGAATCACTGGGTACAGTCAACATGTGGTTTTCGCCAAAAGAAACACTGCTTATTATCACATTGTCAGCATGAACGTAATCCAACTGCAACTTCACTCCGTCATCAGCCGTGGATAAAACAATTTCTGGTGGCAAATCATCATTTGCCAATtgtaatgataaaattctTTCATTGGAATTAAAACACTCCATAAATGCTTCAAGTGTTTGAATCCATTTTGGAGGTAGGAAATCTGAGGACAATTCAGTGTAGAAATCCTTTCTAAAATCTATTGTTAGTTCAGACATTTCAGAGTAAAAAAGTGTGGTTCGTATTTTATTGTCGGAGACTGTAAGAATTATTTTAGTGATGATGTTATGTTTAGGTACGATGTAAGATTTCTCACCGtcaattaacaatatcttCCCAATTCGGATAGACTCAGAATATTCCTTATCTATAGTAATGTCAACTGTATCAAAGCTCTGGCTATATTTTAGTTGTTGTGGTAATTCATCTTTGGTAAAATCCAACTCTATAAACTCAATGGGGATTTTAACTTTATCGAAGAAGTATGGATTTATGTCTTTAATCCATTGTGGAGGTGTATAATCATCGggaaatgtaataattgatgaatcaATTTCTTGAATTGGTTCaagattataattatagccatagtatatcaataaaatctGGTTATTGCCTATGGgatatatccaaatatCTCGAAGTGACGTATCCCTGGGTAATTCATAACTATAAAAATCATGCCACTTTAAAtatccaataaaattgtcattatTTTCGTATTCAAGCGACAAATGGATTGTGTTATAATGTCCACCTACTTCGAACGAATATTCAAGTGTTTCGGATGAAAGATCAAGTGTTGATGGTGGTGGGAGATTGAATATCATGGAAGAGAACCTACTGTTGGCATTAAGTATCCATTCAGGGACTTGTGTAATGTCTTCCATTGTCATATCCCATTTGGCCACTTCTTTTTTGAGTGATTGCTTTGGACTAGCCCTAAGATCGATACGGATAGTAAATTTCATATAACCCACgggtaaaatatataataatacatcagATACAGGCTTTATATCAACTTTCTTATCACCATAAGATATTGATCTAATCAAGTATTTTGTATTATCTTTATCGTGTACGTAACTAAATAAAGATTCATCGATATAAGTTAATGAATCGTGTAATTCATTTTGTGTCAAATCAACATCTATGTACGGAACTATTCTATTTAGACGTTCAACAAAAGTCCTTCCACGAAAGCCGGTCATCCATTTTGGAAATCTGAAATCATGTGGAAATTCTAATATTTCACTTTCATTATATGATAACTCAATTTCTGTTGGAATGGTATCATCGATAAGAAAAAACGAAATAGTTATCATGATTTGTCTATTGTAAATGCAATTTAAGTATATAGAAGCATCGTGTGCATTGGAGGGCAATTCGAAGTAAAAGTATCCATCCCAACTGATAATCCTATTGCTAATAAGAGGATTTATTACGATTTGAGAACctttaaaaattgtttgagcTAGAGGAAGCGAATCTTGTGATAACTCAAAggttatattattatctattGTTGATAATTCCGTTCCAGTAGCACCCTCATTTCCCCCATTGCCATCATAGTGTTGCAAATCTAGGGTATCAGTACAATAAGATATGTCAAATAATAGAGTTGTGAGACCATAGATGGCAAAAATAGTAGGAATATTTACCAACTtcataattgtaaataagATGCACTATTGGTGTCGATTGACAGCAAGCTTTGCTTTTAGGTACAGttattgtaattatgaACCCTAATATTTCTGTAAAAATTGCAGAATCTGGGAGTTTGAATAGtgaaaataatgatttatgatttattttgaAATGTGATGTAAGTTTGAATACGTCATATGCCAACCCACTATTGCATGCTTATGAtgtgtattatatatggaTGGAGTGACAAATATCAGTGCATCTACTTTTAGCATTGGTGCAATTACATCCCCTGTCTAATATCCAGTTATTTATCGTTATTACATTattcatttgattattCATGACGATATCAACTTGAACGTttggaattgattaatacATCAATAGCGGTCTAAGTTGATTGTACaacaattcatttatactatatattaggtgtttaaatttaatcataAATTCAATTCCCCCAAAATCCTAACAATATTTAGTTGGAATAATGGTAGCTTATTATGTGCAATATGTGTATTAAAATGATCTAATTGTTACTAGATGTTATGATTGGGATTGCCCAAGTATTATGATGAGTTATGAGTAGTGGTGCTGTGTAGTATGATTATCATGGATTCTTTGTTTGGCCCTAGGGTAATAACTCTATTAACCAACGTGCCAATTTTTAGTGATGGTGTGCCTATTTCAccacatattattaaacGAACATGTGGTACATATTCTTTATCTGATGCTGAATCATTGTTTAAAGACTGCAAGTTCAAAATTGCCTTGGTAAACCAACTGTGTGGTATTGGCAGCGATAATATACACTGCATAACAATTGTTGATTGTAATATTCCACTTATTTAGTTATGATGAGTGACAACTTGACAGCTATAGATACTACTTTTATCATTCAtagtgataaaaatgaaataaaaaatacaattagcAAACTAATTTCCGAAGACAATATTACTATATCGAAAAATCACATATTAAGCAGTTATCTGCTAACAGAGGATGATTATTACACAGAGTTGTCGTTTCTAATGCACATTATTTTTGGCCCTCCAGGTATTTTTTCGAACATTGTATCATTTTTGGGGAATTTTCTTTAAAAACACAAATTTCCTCAAAACATTTAGACTTTACTTAAATAGAGTGGATTTAtaacataaattacaaCTACTGGACTCATCAACATTGGGCCAATTGCTGTAAATCATCTACttttaaatatcacaaAGTTGAACTTCCAGAATGTTTTGTCAAATACTTAAACTCTAACACTTTCTACGTCCCAGATAATTTGGCATGTGGAAAATACATTGTCAAATCTGATTCTGAGAGTGAATTACACTACTCAGATAATGAACTATCACCAAATGATTCTGTTGACTCTGTTATTTCACTATCAGACCCAGAACTAAATCATCCGATTATTGCAATATCTGGCGTATTAAGGGTACCGTAtgttttatttagaaacaTGCTGGATGTATGGTTAAATATCgcaatatatttgttcTAGATGGATGTTggattataaataattcctACACTGTAACAAATGAGAGGTATCAACTCAAACTATATAACTCAGGgatgtaatattattactCAAGTCATCGTGCAAGTGGCGAGATTGTAGTTATCAGGAGGGAGAATTGTATCTAGTTGAACGGCGTAAAATTGATCCAAGTAATGAGTTTCGTCTGTACTACATTGACAACAGTTTAGTGGCAATATCGCAACTTCACTCGCACATAAAGTTGCCTTATTTGCAAAATCCAAACAACCGTATTGAAGTTGTCACTAATATAATACagttaaataatgaaatacaaaatataatccGCGAATTAAGACTTCAATATTGTGCTGTAGATGTTGCCCTAGGAAGTGATGAATTCATTATAGACATTTTGCCTTGGGGTTGGAACGGACCTTTGGCCCATGAGCCATTGCTAGATTGGCGAGATTTGagattattatacattgcCAATTATAAGTTTGAATTGAGGCAATTATTCAGATGCGGTGTTGAAGCGATAAAAAATGTCtattttttgtacattGAGTCTGATAATCAAGTAAGGAATGGGCCCTTTGGCAATAGTGTACACCCGGatgatatttgtgaattGGAATATCAGTTCAGTTAGTAAAATCTAGTGCTTGGTAATGTTAAAACTCATCCCACATCCACAGAAAGATCCAATATTAGGATTGGTGAATATGAATTGGGAAGCTATACCATCATCATACTCctcaaaatcaattttagtTCCTAAAACATACATAACAGCCTTGCTATCTACAACCAGTACTTCATTGCCACGATCATCTAGATGGAATTCATCCATGGGATCAACTTTAGACCTGTCCACTAGGGTCATGTCATAAATATAACCATTACACCCTTTGACTcttattgacaatttaacaatCTGATCTTCGCTAGAAATCCTCCGAATTTCATATAGTGCCCTATCCGTCAAATTCAATAGGGACTTTTTGGCGCGAGTGATAGTGGCAAAGCAGTAGATTCCATATGAGTATTTAACATTACATTCAAATTGTGGTAGAGTGTTGTTATAGAAAAAGTTCTTGCTTACAAAGAGTCGCAGCCtattatacataacatGATTGCCACACAACTAGCAAGTTACCTATCGTACACGCACAATAATCCATTTGgagcaaaaaattatttctaaaattaaaaaatatagatAGATACATTTTATAGTTGCCTCCAAAAGACTATTCTAGGATCATGCCTGCAAAAACCACGTACTGCCAGTGCCAAATTGTCACTGTCCAACATAGTCCTCCCCTTGCAACCAACTAGTATTTGGTGGTAATTATCTGGGCCATAAAAAGTCTCTTTTAGTCCCCTTACTGTGATATCATCCTCCAAATACACCTTCATTCCATTCTTCCACCCATAAGCCAAGGGCAAATCGTTGGACCGGGAAAAAATATAGACATTTATAGTATTGGCAAACTTGTCCATAATTCTGGTTACATAGCCAAGCATGGATTTATCGTTTAATTGTTCGTCGTAGTCGGTGGGTGTGGCAGAGGGGGAAATGTAAATGCGATAGCCCAATTTGGTATCTGCCCTGAAGCGTGTATACCACATTACACTGGGGAAGAGGAATAATAAAGCATATTTATTGTTGCTTTGTGCGTAGTAGAATGAGTTGTAGAGCCGTCCGAGGCGGTACCTCAATCCACCAATAGACATGTTTACAGAAAAAACGGCACAACAGTAGTGTCACGATGGGGTGTGgattatttatcaatgacATTAATATGCATAACTTAGTATCTAACCGTAATCGCATAGGTGATTCcaacaaatattaaattgtgtgTAAGTTCAGTCGTgtttattttgaattatatttttgacgAACTATTTCTACaatgtttaatattataacattttttaaaattattacagtaggtaaataatataaagATGTTGATAATCCAACAACAATccatatatatacatatacaaaattgcagtgataaatatggatttgtttaattgaGTTAAGTCTCCTAAATTCCATATCTAATCTAGTAGaatctattatttattattacttGTTACCAATAGGTAATGTGTGAAATTGAGCGTACCAatagtatttatatgcttataatatcattaaatggACCCTATGATTAGTTGACGATGAGTTTCATTGGAGCTTGCCTTGGGGGTTTAACTGCCAGACTCATTTACCACCCTTTTGATACGAGCAGAGTTAATTTACAACTCAAACACTCAGGGCCAAGAAGTTCTATATTTCTTACCCGTGAAATTTTTCGGGAAAATGGGCTTTTGTATCTATATAGTGGACTAGGGTAAAACACAGTTAAACTAGACTTTCATGTATCGGTTCAATTCTAGGTACAGGAGTGTATATTAGTTCATATAATGctatttataacaaattcgAAGACAAAATTAGCACTAATTCAATGAAATCTGCATTAATTGCGGAGTGTTTAGCAAGTCTTATATTTGTACCCACGGCTGTTGCTACGGAGAGGGCGCAGGTAAGAAGTTTAGCAATAAGGTCAAACGGGAAATAAGTGAATATAGGATCGgaaattcatttaaaattctAGCTAATATCGTCAAAACTGGAGATTTGAAGGCGGTAACCATTCAATATACCTAGCTATTCAAGGGATATTGGTTAACACTGGGCGTTTTCGTGCCGTTATCGATAATACAAATGCCGCTATATGAGgtgattaaatattaactTATagaatatcaaaaatatgttgcaaaaattttatgatAACGAATTGACAAGTAAACTAATTGCATCAGCCATGTCTGGAGGTGTAGCTTGGTGGATAACATCGCCACTCGACATAATTAGGTTTAGGTGATGAAAAATGTCATTCAGGTTGCAAATTCAAAATGCAGagacaaattttaattataaaggATTGCTTCATGTACTGCAAGGATAATATAGGGGGTGTGTTGTATACACAGGGGGCAAGGTATAGCGGGCTTATTTCGTGGATCATTGAATCGGAGCATTTTTGGAGCAATTAACTTCAGCACAGTGATCTTGATATCACATTTGTATGATGCCTACTAGTAGAAAGTTGATGAGACATATATCTAAGGTATCCAATGTAGAGCAAAGGAAATTAGAATATGAATTTAAATGTAGATTAGCTGTAGACGTttctaaaatatttgagGATAGACGGGAGAGATTTCCTAGGTAGTAACATCGTCATTTAGATTGATGAAAAATTCCCATCATGTCATTGCAACAATCATTGCCGTTTCATCTGGAACTGTACTCATTTCCCCGTCAACTTTGTTTCATAACGCTCTATTAAGACACCAAATTAAGCTTTCAGCGTTGTCTCTAGCTTACATATCTGCAAACCCACTCGCTTTTGACATCTTTGACTACAAGACATCTAAGTATTCTTTTACCAGGTATGATTTTGCTTATttagaatttttatatcTTTAAAAACTCTATTATCATCGTTTCTCTGTCTCAATCTTGCCGACTACAATGTATTGAAATGTATGCTTTTACTTTCATTCTCATCATTCTCCTACAGTCTGtgttgcaaatatttggcTAAGAGGGCGCTAATCCCCGAGACATTCGCCATTTATCAATCAAAGTTGTCCTTATTTATCGCAATCACTCTTCTTTTGGGTTCCATAAAAGCTTATTTCGTGACTAATGACCTTAAAAATCCTTGGTACCAATCTTTGGGCTCATCAGACACATAGGATTTTGCGATGTAATTTTAGCAGTGTTTACAGTTTAATTACTTCGACATCTTACAATTTCTATAGTTATTCGTAATAATTACTCGTTAAATCACCcataaatgtatttttgtttatcTACAAACAGTACgtaatttatcatatatatgcaataaattatatcttatgaatattgcaaataaataatgaacTTGTAggaatataacaatttgaatatgaaaatgGATATTGATTATACAATACTCACAATAActataaattaacaatatgttgttgttattattatacatcaTGTAggtaattttaataatttaatatataatatatagtataCAAGTTATCAAATTAAACATACAGAAACATACACACGTAAGACCATGCAAATGAATCCCTAAACTCGTATATATGacattatattattggttaataatcaataattaattaaattattatactacagtacatatattaaaacaTTTGATGTTATAATAAACTTGTGCTAGTTACACAACACTACATAGTATTgttttgtaaaaatgaatGGAATAATTACTTGAAGAGGTCCTGAAAATTGTTAACGATATGATATACAGCACTAGTGTTTTCCAGCACATACTTATACTTGCCACTGgttttatcaaaattcaaTGATCTACATCACTGGTTATATACCTTAGGCAGTTAatcatatcaaaattttccacCAACAATTCTTTAAATGTTGGTTGTAGAGTGttttcaataaattcatctTCGTTTACCGATATCGATACATGAGTGCTCAAACTTGGCTTGGTAGATACTGATGGAGTGGGTATGAATCGTGGACCGCTAATATATGAATCTAGGATGGCTGTCTTTATGTTAGAAGATATATCCACACCTAATTTGGAAATACAAAAGATATTGTGCATCCAAACATTAGTGAACCAGCTCATAGCCTTACATAACGATTCGCACACTGAAGATTCGATCTTCCATGGTCTAAAATCAATCTTATCGGtcaaaatgttaaattgtgcaaattttttattgttaaAGTTACTAGACCATGATTCCATTTGCAGTAGTGTTAAATCAGGATCTAAATGATATTCTCCAGAGATATTTTCACTACTTTGCACCTTAATTAGATGAATTCCATAGACGCTCAGTATACGAATTATCTGCACCAATTGTTTAACTGCGGGGCTAGAATTGGTGACTTGTAGTATCTCATGGACTATGTTTGTGTCTGTATTAGTTATATGACATTACTCTTAAAAAATCTGCCCAAATCGCTCCAATCGTGAGCCATTAACGCTTCTCTGGGCCTTATCATATACAGTATGAATGATAAAGTATCCGTTAGAAAAGATGGATTAACTATATGATTTGCAAAATGAGGTATTGCATTGGcttgcaaatttttaattgcatTGCGTGATGCCAATCTGCGCTGAAAACCTATATTGTGAATTGAAAGGGCAGGGTATACAATGCTCGTTAATCTGCTAGATTGGAAGGGCCTGATTTTGTTAACAGTTTCCAAATAGGGCACTATTAGCAAAGAACAACTAggattaatatttattttgcTATTGATAACATCTGACTGAGCAAGAAGATCCATGATATAACTCGTGTTGATCATATTAGGATCATTGTATGGAATCTAAgtaataaaatacatactTTTAACAAATGATCATCTAAAAGCGCCGCCATTGTGTTAAAATTTGGGTTTACTTGTCCAGTAGTTAGaattttaatcaatttgttatttatgatatttattgattcatCCTCCCTGAGTTACTAATCAATTACTTTGACAATGAAAACACTAAACgaataaattcatcaattctGCTAGAATGATCTTTAAACGCATCTAACATATCATTTAGATGTATTTTGAACTTCTTATCCTTCCTATAATCCCTAAATCACACAACTAATACCTCGTGTAATAATCTAATGCTAAAATACAAGATCTTATATCCTCCCTATACACATTGATCAGATTTGACAGCATTAATGGATCCATAACAATTGATTCAGAAGACAGTATGCTTTGCAGTCGCTGTAATAGTGTAAGCTCATCAGGCGGATAAACAAAAAGTATTTTTGCTATTTGTCTCAATTTGATAAGATTCCGATTATACAAGTCATTGCATGTGCATATAATGGGCCTctgtaacaaatttattaccTCTTAACCTTATAACCACCCTCTTTGGTCCTCTTTTCCAGCAGAGACACTAATGCCGAGATAACTTGTTCTTCCCCTGAAGCAAGTCCATCAATCTCCTCTAGCAAACATAGGTTTGGTTGGCCGGTTGTGGAATTTGTCGTTgttattgacaaaatcaTCGGCATAAGTCGATCTAGTTGACTCTCAAGCAATTACCCTTAGTGCGATCATCGGATGCATTAATCTCCACAACGTTGTAGTTAGAGTGCCTAGCGATAACATGAACTAATGTTGATTTTCCGACGCCTGGAGGACCCCCCAGTATCAATATCCGCGGTTCACCCCCCCTCTCTTCCAAATTTTTCCACGAGTTAAGCCAACATAATGCCTAAATCATAACTAGCTAACCTCCCTATTGACCTTTTCATCACTTAGTAGATCTGAAAAGTACAAAGGCTTATACTTATCAACCCAAAGTTGGTCCTGGGCACATTCAGTGACAACTTCCTCTACCTTTCTCTTCTTGGTCTCAAAGATCAGTTCATCTGATTCAATTAGTtgcctaaataattattttacccacttaaacaaatattcaatGGGCTTATCCAGCAATtgtgttaaataattactatTACTATTATTATCTTCAGCTGCAATGCTATATGATCGCAAATATATTGGtgtatgtatttttgaGAGGGGCTTGAATTGGACGACGTTGGTAGAATCTGTGAGATCGAATAAATTTGAACTTTTAACGACCTTAAGTAGATCGTTCTGAAGTATCTTATAACACAACGAAGACATAAATCTAACGTATGTCTTGTTATTCTTAGATGCAGATTTTGGAGAGCGCAAATTGccatatttatacatattacCCATTTCAATCAACCCAAATGAAGTGTAAGTCGATCCAGTATTAATGCCAAGACCAAATGGTGGTCCTGCAGGCCAAACAAGCAGGTCAATATGTTCAGAAGATGGTTCAGAAACattatgtgtaaaattgtaatCTATTTCATGCTGACTTCCGTAGATATCCTTTAGTATGTCATGTGTTTCATTGTGTTTGGTTTGGACTTGGCTTTTAAATAGTCTATACAAGTTCTTCATGGCCCACTAACAGATAATTTTAGCATTTCAACCATTCAATCGTCACTACATTTTGCAATCAATAATTACTCACATATAGACGCTATATACTAGTTACACTATTAACACCACCCTTACTACCCTTATACACCGTCCATACTCTTAGACAGATTATTTTGTGTTCAAATTGATAAACTGGACTAGTAATATATCTATGTTAACTAGTATCTATTGAAGAACAActaattcaataaat encodes:
- a CDS encoding Mitochondrial carrier protein (overlaps_old_locusTagID:BBM_III06270;~overlaps_old_locusTagID:BBM_III06275) codes for the protein MSFIGACLGGLTARLIYHPFDTSRVNLQLKHSGPRSSIFLTREIFRENGLLYLYSGLGLSCIGSILGTGVYISSYNAIYNKFEDKISTNSMKSALIAECLASLIFVPTAVATERAQVRSLAIRIGNSFKILANIVKTGDLKALFKGYWLTLGVFVPLSIIQMPLYENIKNMLQKFYDNELTSKLIASAMSGGVAWWITSPLDIIRFRLQIQNAETNFNYKGLLHGVCCIHRGQGIAGLFRGSLNRSIFGAINFSTVILISHLYDAY
- a CDS encoding hypothetical protein (overlaps_old_locusTagID:BBM_III06275), which gives rise to MPTSRKLMRHISKVSNVEQRKLEYEFKCRLAVDVSKIFEDRRERFPRLMKNSHHVIATIIAVSSGTVLISPSTLFHNALLRHQIKLSALSLAYISANPLAFDIFDYKTSKYSFTRIFISLKTLLSSFLCLNLADYNVLKCMLLLSFSSFSYSLCCKYLAKRALIPETFAIYQSKLSLFIAITLLLGSIKAYFVTNDLKNPWYQSLGSSDT
- a CDS encoding chromosome transmission fidelity protein 18 (overlaps_old_locusTagID:BBM_III06280) — encoded protein: MKNLYRLFKSQVQTKHNETHDILKDIYGSQHEIDYNFTHNVSEPSSEHIDLLVWPAGPPFGLGINTGSTYTSFGLIEMGNMYKYGNLRSPKSASKNNKTYVRFMSSLCYKILQNDLLKVVKSSNLFDLTDSTNVVQFKPLSKIHTPIYLRSYSIAAEDNNSNSNYLTQLLDKPIEYLFKQLIESDELIFETKKRKVEEVVTECAQDQLWVDKYKPLYFSDLLSDEKVNREALCWLNSWKNLEERGGEPRILILGGPPGVGKSTLVHVIARHSNYNVVEINASDDRTKDRLMPMILSITTTNSTTGQPNLCLLEEIDGLASGEEQVISALVSLLEKRTKEGGYKVKRPIICTCNDLYNRNLIKLRQIAKILFVYPPDELTLLQRLQSILSSESIVMDPLMLSNLINVYREDIRSCILALDYYTRDYRKDKKFKIHLNDMLDAFKDHSSRIDEFIRLVFSLSKEDESINIINNKLIKILTTGQVNPNFNTMAALLDDHLLKIPYNDPNMINTSYIMDLLAQSDVINSKININPSCSLLIVPYLETVNKIRPFQSSRLTSIVYPALSIHNIGFQRRLASRNAIKNLQANAIPHFANHIVNPSFLTDTLSFILYMIRPREALMAHDWSDLGRFFKNTNIVHEILQVTNSSPAVKQLVQIIRILSVYGIHLIKVQSSENISGEYHLDPDLTLLQMESWSSNFNNKKFAQFNILTDKIDFRPWKIESSVCESLCKAMSWFTNVWMHNIFCISKLGVDISSNIKTAILDSYISGPRFIPTPSVSTKPSLSTHVSISVNEDEFIENTLQPTFKELLVENFDMINCLRSLNFDKTSGKYKYVLENTSAVYHIVNNFQDLFK